A genome region from Bradyrhizobium sp. WSM1417 includes the following:
- the hisB gene encoding imidazoleglycerol-phosphate dehydratase HisB produces the protein MRTATIKRKTKETDIEVTVNLDGAGVSNIATGIGFFDHMLDLLARHSRIDLTVKAVGDLHIDHHHTTEDTGIALGQALKQALGNMAGITRYAGVHMPMDETLSRVVIDISGRPVLVFKVDFPRDKIGEFDTELVREWFQAFAMNAGVTLHVETLYGDNSHHIAESCFKGLARALRTAVAIDPKAVGEIPSTKGSLGG, from the coding sequence ATGCGCACCGCGACGATCAAGCGCAAGACCAAGGAAACCGACATCGAGGTCACCGTGAACCTCGATGGCGCCGGCGTGTCCAATATCGCGACCGGCATCGGCTTTTTCGACCATATGCTCGATCTCCTCGCCCGCCATTCCCGCATCGACCTCACGGTCAAGGCGGTCGGCGATCTGCACATCGATCATCACCATACTACCGAAGACACCGGCATCGCGCTCGGCCAGGCCCTCAAGCAGGCGCTCGGCAACATGGCGGGCATCACCCGCTATGCCGGCGTGCACATGCCCATGGACGAGACGCTGTCGCGCGTCGTCATCGACATCTCGGGCCGCCCGGTCCTGGTGTTCAAGGTCGACTTCCCCCGCGACAAGATCGGCGAGTTCGACACCGAGCTGGTGCGCGAGTGGTTCCAGGCCTTCGCCATGAACGCCGGCGTGACTCTTCACGTCGAGACCCTATATGGCGATAACAGCCACCATATCGCCGAGTCCTGCTTCAAGGGTCTGGCGCGGGCGCTGCGCACGGCGGTCGCGATCGACCCGAAGGCGGTGGGCGAAATCCCGTCCACCAAGGGCTCGCTCGGCGGCTGA
- a CDS encoding ATP-binding protein, whose translation MDRTFRIKVRVRRFRRQYPRSAFAIRSFMIFSATFGGAYGFVSGSRSETSGYDPNAFAIGVSFLFALACLGLATLSMRLRFVNKRMRALAAHNETLIDRNWELKEAEERARSLFEQQGDLIVLRDTSGRITFANEAYCALAGQARGALVGTRFDFDVLEQGDSARESNGTRIHDQKIATPLGARWIAWREGYVRLDAGQPAELQSVGRDVTDRTETERALSDARDQADAANRAKSRFLAMASHEIRTPLNGIIGMGGLLLDTTLTPEQSTYARAVKTSGEALMALIEELLDYSKIEAGKLDLEQRPFALSALIEDITELLAPRAQAKKLEIAAYVDERLPLEVVGDAARLRQVLLNLAGNAIKFTASGGVALIVEPGIWPNEISFLVRDTGIGIAADAQQRIFREFEQADERVARTYGGTGLGLAISERIVKRMGGRITLTSEPGRGSTFEVAVPLASSAVGAEQTAFPSPDLAGKSILLIADGIEASLIARRLERWGGQTCMVTDAAVAEALLPERSWHSVLIDRALGAAIADRLGEAARSHATQRLVLLTSGSRHEKLSPAFTGFLVKPLRAASLAARLALPPEVASPDLAPEPSAPSTGTAPAKGLSILVAEDNEINALLMRSLLTKLGHRVVIAVHGEAALESWLGAASAGTPYDLVLMDIQMPQLDGIETTNRIRAHEAAKGGQHTPILALTANTLVEDRYACFEAGMNGFLIKPLDREKLEEALAGLAAARQLAV comes from the coding sequence ATGGATCGGACATTCCGGATCAAGGTGCGCGTGCGCCGCTTCAGACGACAGTACCCCAGAAGCGCTTTCGCGATCCGCTCCTTCATGATCTTCTCGGCGACCTTCGGCGGCGCCTATGGCTTTGTCTCCGGCAGCCGGTCCGAGACTTCCGGCTACGATCCCAATGCGTTTGCGATCGGCGTCAGCTTCCTGTTCGCGCTCGCCTGCCTCGGCCTCGCCACACTCAGCATGCGCCTGCGCTTCGTCAACAAGCGGATGCGTGCGCTGGCTGCCCACAACGAAACGCTGATCGATCGCAATTGGGAGCTGAAGGAGGCCGAGGAACGCGCGCGCAGCCTGTTCGAACAGCAGGGCGATCTGATCGTGCTGCGCGACACAAGCGGCCGCATCACCTTCGCCAACGAGGCCTATTGCGCGCTTGCCGGACAGGCGCGCGGCGCGCTGGTCGGCACGCGCTTTGATTTCGATGTGCTGGAGCAGGGCGACAGCGCGCGCGAGAGCAACGGCACGCGCATTCACGACCAGAAGATCGCAACCCCCCTCGGCGCGCGCTGGATCGCCTGGCGCGAAGGCTATGTCCGCCTCGACGCCGGCCAGCCCGCCGAATTGCAGAGCGTCGGACGCGACGTCACCGACCGCACCGAGACCGAGCGTGCGCTGTCCGACGCCCGCGACCAGGCCGACGCCGCCAACCGGGCCAAATCGCGCTTCCTGGCGATGGCCTCGCACGAGATCCGCACGCCGCTCAACGGCATCATCGGCATGGGCGGGCTGCTGCTCGACACCACGCTGACGCCGGAGCAGTCGACCTACGCAAGGGCCGTGAAGACCTCGGGTGAAGCGCTGATGGCGCTGATCGAGGAGTTGCTCGACTATTCCAAGATCGAAGCCGGCAAGCTCGATCTCGAGCAGCGTCCCTTCGCGCTCTCGGCCCTGATCGAGGACATCACCGAGCTGCTCGCGCCGCGCGCGCAGGCAAAGAAGCTCGAGATCGCCGCCTATGTCGACGAGCGGCTGCCGCTCGAGGTGGTCGGCGACGCCGCGCGGCTGCGCCAGGTGCTGCTCAACCTCGCCGGCAACGCCATCAAGTTCACTGCGAGCGGCGGCGTGGCGCTGATCGTGGAGCCCGGTATCTGGCCGAACGAGATCAGTTTTCTGGTGCGCGACACCGGCATCGGCATCGCAGCCGACGCGCAACAGCGCATCTTCCGCGAATTCGAGCAGGCCGACGAACGCGTCGCCCGCACCTATGGCGGCACCGGCCTCGGTCTCGCCATCAGCGAGCGCATCGTCAAGCGCATGGGCGGCCGCATCACACTTACGAGCGAGCCGGGCAGGGGTTCGACCTTCGAGGTCGCAGTCCCGCTCGCGTCATCCGCTGTCGGCGCGGAACAGACGGCATTCCCGAGTCCCGACCTCGCAGGCAAGTCGATCCTGCTGATCGCCGACGGCATCGAGGCCTCGCTGATCGCGCGGCGGCTGGAGCGCTGGGGCGGCCAGACCTGCATGGTGACGGACGCGGCGGTGGCGGAAGCGCTGCTGCCGGAACGCTCATGGCATTCGGTGCTGATCGATCGCGCGCTCGGCGCTGCCATTGCCGACCGCCTCGGCGAAGCCGCACGCAGCCATGCGACGCAACGCCTCGTGCTGCTGACGTCGGGCTCGCGCCACGAGAAGCTCTCGCCGGCCTTCACCGGCTTCCTGGTGAAGCCGCTGCGCGCGGCCTCACTCGCCGCACGCCTCGCGCTGCCCCCGGAGGTCGCCTCGCCCGATCTCGCGCCGGAGCCGTCGGCCCCATCCACCGGCACGGCACCGGCGAAAGGCCTGTCAATTCTCGTCGCCGAGGACAACGAGATCAACGCGCTGTTGATGCGCTCGCTGCTGACGAAACTCGGCCACCGTGTCGTCATCGCCGTCCATGGCGAGGCCGCGCTGGAATCCTGGCTCGGCGCGGCATCGGCCGGCACGCCCTATGATCTCGTGCTGATGGACATCCAGATGCCGCAGCTCGACGGCATCGAAACGACAAACCGCATCCGTGCGCATGAGGCGGCCAAAGGCGGCCAGCACACGCCGATCCTTGCGCTCACCGCCAATACGCTGGTGGAAGATCGCTATGCCTGCTTTGAAGCGGGCATGAACGGGTTTCTGATCAAGCCGCTCGATCGCGAGAAGCTGGAAGAGGCGCTGGCCGGACTGGCGGCGGCGCGGCAGCTGGCGGTTTGA
- a CDS encoding YifB family Mg chelatase-like AAA ATPase has translation MVQRVSTVAFEGIEARAVDVQVQVAPGLPAFAIVGLPDKAVSEARERVRSALIASGLALPARRITVNLAPADLPKEGSHYDLPIALGLMGAIGAIPPDALTGFTVLGELGLDGSIAPVAGVLPAAIGANVREEGLICPAACGSEAAWASPDIQIIAASSLIQIANHFKGTQVLSRPVPKVHEAASSPLDLRDIKGQESAKRALEIAAAGGHHLLMIGAPGAGKSMLAARLPSILPPLSPGELLEVSMIASVAGEIEGGALTARRPFRSPHHSASMAALTGGGMRARPGEISLAHQGVLFLDELPEFDPRVLDSLRQPLENGEVSVPRANHRVTYPARFMLVAAMNPCRCGNAFEAGYACKRGRIDRCTGDYQARISGPLMDRIDLRIEVPAVTAADLILPPPAEGSAEVAARVAAARDIQLARYADAGLPKVRTNAEAPASVLEEIAKPDAQGQKLLRDAAETMRLSARGYHRVLRVARTLADLDGADRIGRLHLAEALSYRALAEDVRQLA, from the coding sequence ATGGTTCAGCGGGTTTCTACCGTCGCCTTTGAGGGGATCGAGGCCCGTGCGGTCGACGTGCAGGTGCAGGTCGCGCCGGGTCTGCCGGCCTTCGCGATCGTCGGTCTCCCGGACAAGGCGGTGTCGGAGGCGCGCGAGCGGGTCCGCTCGGCGCTGATCGCCTCGGGGCTGGCGCTGCCGGCGCGGCGGATCACCGTCAATCTCGCGCCCGCCGATCTGCCCAAGGAGGGCAGCCATTATGACCTGCCGATCGCGCTTGGGCTGATGGGGGCGATCGGCGCGATCCCGCCGGATGCGCTGACCGGCTTCACTGTTCTGGGCGAGCTTGGCCTCGACGGATCGATCGCACCGGTCGCCGGTGTTCTTCCCGCCGCGATCGGCGCCAATGTGCGCGAAGAGGGGCTGATCTGTCCGGCAGCTTGCGGCTCGGAAGCGGCGTGGGCAAGTCCGGACATCCAGATCATCGCCGCGAGTTCGCTGATCCAGATCGCCAACCATTTCAAGGGAACGCAGGTGCTGTCGCGGCCCGTGCCGAAGGTGCATGAAGCAGCAAGCTCGCCGCTCGACCTGCGCGACATCAAGGGCCAGGAGAGCGCCAAGCGGGCGCTGGAGATCGCGGCCGCCGGCGGCCATCACCTGCTCATGATCGGCGCGCCCGGCGCCGGCAAATCGATGCTGGCGGCACGCCTGCCCTCGATCCTGCCACCGCTGTCACCGGGCGAGTTGCTCGAGGTCTCGATGATCGCCTCTGTTGCCGGCGAGATCGAGGGCGGCGCGCTGACGGCGCGGCGGCCGTTCCGATCGCCGCATCATTCCGCCAGCATGGCCGCGCTCACCGGCGGCGGCATGCGCGCACGGCCCGGCGAGATCTCGCTCGCGCATCAGGGCGTGCTGTTCCTCGACGAGCTCCCCGAATTCGATCCGCGCGTGCTGGATTCGCTGCGCCAGCCGCTGGAGAACGGCGAGGTCTCGGTGCCGCGCGCCAATCACCGCGTCACCTATCCCGCGCGCTTCATGCTGGTCGCGGCGATGAATCCCTGCCGCTGCGGCAATGCGTTCGAGGCCGGCTATGCCTGCAAGCGCGGCCGCATCGATCGCTGCACCGGCGACTACCAGGCCCGCATCTCGGGGCCGCTGATGGACCGCATCGATTTGCGCATCGAGGTCCCCGCGGTGACCGCCGCCGACCTGATCCTGCCGCCGCCGGCAGAGGGCTCGGCCGAAGTCGCCGCGCGCGTGGCCGCCGCCCGCGACATCCAGCTCGCGCGCTACGCGGATGCCGGCCTGCCGAAGGTTCGCACCAACGCCGAAGCCCCGGCCTCGGTGCTGGAGGAGATCGCCAAGCCGGATGCGCAAGGCCAGAAGCTGCTGCGCGACGCCGCCGAGACCATGCGGCTGTCGGCGCGCGGCTATCACCGCGTGCTCCGGGTGGCGCGCACGCTGGCCGATCTCGACGGCGCCGACAGGATCGGCCGGCTGCATCTCGCCGAGGCGCTGTCCTACCGCGCACTCGCGGAGGATGTGCGCCAGTTGGCGTGA
- the hisH gene encoding imidazole glycerol phosphate synthase subunit HisH, with translation MSVAIIDYGSGNLHSAAKAFERAARSMDNPQKVFVTSDPDQAYSADRLVLPGVGAFADCRRGLDAVNGMVEAITEAVRVKARPMFGICVGMQLFATRGKEHVITQGLNWIGGDVEKITPRDESLKIPHMGWNTLDVLREHPVLDKLPLGPKGQHAYFVHSYHLNAANEADVLARADYGGPVTAIVGKDTAIGTQFHPEKSQRFGLALISNFLRWKP, from the coding sequence ATGAGCGTCGCCATCATCGATTACGGTTCCGGCAATCTGCATTCGGCCGCCAAGGCGTTCGAGCGCGCCGCGCGCAGCATGGATAACCCGCAAAAGGTGTTCGTCACCAGCGATCCGGACCAGGCCTACAGCGCCGACCGTCTAGTGCTGCCGGGCGTCGGCGCCTTCGCCGATTGCCGGCGTGGGCTTGATGCCGTCAACGGCATGGTCGAGGCGATCACCGAAGCGGTGCGCGTCAAGGCGCGGCCGATGTTCGGCATCTGCGTCGGGATGCAGCTGTTCGCCACCCGCGGCAAGGAGCATGTCATCACGCAAGGGCTGAACTGGATCGGCGGCGACGTCGAGAAGATCACGCCGCGCGACGAGAGCCTGAAGATCCCGCACATGGGCTGGAACACGCTCGATGTGCTGCGCGAGCATCCGGTGCTGGACAAGCTGCCGCTCGGCCCTAAGGGCCAGCACGCTTATTTCGTGCACTCCTACCACCTCAACGCCGCCAACGAGGCCGATGTGCTCGCGCGCGCCGATTACGGCGGGCCTGTCACCGCGATCGTCGGCAAGGACACGGCCATCGGGACGCAGTTTCACCCCGAGAAGAGCCAGCGCTTTGGTTTGGCCCTGATCTCGAACTTTTTGCGATGGAAACCGTGA
- the hisA gene encoding 1-(5-phosphoribosyl)-5-[(5-phosphoribosylamino)methylideneamino]imidazole-4-carboxamide isomerase, which yields METVILFPAIDLKNGQCVRLEQGDMARATVFNLNPAAQAASFVAQGFEYLHVVDLDGAFAGRPVNAQAVEAMLKTITIPVQLGGGIRDLATVEAWLDKGITRVIIGTAAVRDPELVKAAARKFPGRVAVGLDARDGKVAVEGWAETSQVTVLEIARRFEDAGVAAIIFTDIARDGLLKGLNLDATIALADAISIPVIASGGLASIEDVKAMLTPRAKKLAGAIAGRALYDGRLDSASALTLIRAAA from the coding sequence ATGGAAACCGTGATTCTCTTTCCTGCGATCGACCTCAAGAACGGCCAATGCGTGCGCCTCGAGCAAGGCGACATGGCGCGCGCGACCGTGTTCAACCTCAATCCCGCCGCGCAGGCGGCGAGCTTTGTTGCGCAGGGCTTTGAGTATCTCCACGTCGTCGATCTCGACGGCGCGTTTGCCGGCAGGCCGGTGAATGCGCAGGCCGTCGAGGCGATGCTGAAGACGATCACGATTCCGGTGCAGCTCGGTGGCGGCATTCGCGATCTCGCGACTGTCGAGGCCTGGCTCGACAAGGGCATCACCCGTGTCATCATCGGCACCGCCGCGGTGCGCGACCCCGAATTGGTGAAGGCTGCCGCCAGGAAATTCCCCGGCCGCGTCGCGGTCGGGCTCGATGCGCGTGACGGAAAGGTCGCGGTCGAAGGTTGGGCCGAGACCTCGCAGGTGACGGTGCTGGAGATCGCACGGCGTTTCGAGGATGCCGGCGTCGCCGCCATCATCTTCACCGACATTGCGCGCGACGGCCTGCTCAAGGGCCTGAATCTCGATGCAACCATTGCGCTGGCGGATGCGATCTCGATTCCCGTGATTGCCTCCGGCGGCCTCGCCTCGATCGAGGACGTCAAGGCGATGCTGACGCCGCGCGCGAAAAAGCTCGCCGGCGCGATCGCCGGCCGCGCGCTTTACGATGGCCGGCTCGATTCCGCTTCCGCCCTCACCCTGATCCGCGCCGCGGCCTAG
- a CDS encoding histidine phosphatase family protein, producing the protein MNVLYRLAFVILLCGSIQATAAAADSSQLIASLKQGGYVLVFRHTATDDSQKDVYPFKFDDMSAQRQLSEKGRDMARQIGTAIKEFAIPIGDVYTSRLNRAIEAGRLISGREVKPVDALTDSSNASASGMANPTGANAKAGQAVRQLVDAPPKAGTNTVLVTHKTNIADAFGKDAGDVQEGEAFVYKAGSSGPATFAGRIKLADWTAKADK; encoded by the coding sequence ATGAACGTGCTGTACCGCCTCGCCTTCGTGATCCTTCTCTGTGGTTCCATTCAAGCCACCGCGGCCGCGGCCGATAGCTCGCAACTGATCGCCTCGCTCAAGCAAGGCGGTTACGTGCTGGTGTTTCGCCACACCGCCACTGACGACAGCCAAAAGGATGTCTACCCTTTCAAATTCGACGACATGAGTGCCCAGCGTCAGCTCAGCGAGAAGGGCCGCGACATGGCGCGCCAGATCGGGACGGCGATCAAGGAGTTCGCGATCCCGATCGGCGACGTCTACACCAGCCGGCTGAACCGCGCGATCGAGGCGGGCAGACTGATCTCCGGCCGCGAGGTCAAGCCAGTCGACGCATTGACGGACAGCAGCAACGCAAGTGCGTCGGGCATGGCAAATCCGACTGGTGCCAATGCAAAGGCGGGCCAGGCCGTCCGGCAGCTCGTCGATGCGCCGCCCAAGGCCGGCACCAACACCGTCCTGGTCACCCACAAGACCAACATCGCCGATGCTTTCGGCAAGGATGCCGGGGACGTTCAGGAAGGCGAAGCTTTCGTCTACAAGGCCGGCAGCTCGGGTCCCGCAACCTTTGCAGGGCGCATCAAGCTTGCCGACTGGACCGCGAAAGCAGACAAGTGA
- a CDS encoding DUF2628 domain-containing protein: protein MSVYTVHAPSPAGADLRATDKFVFVRDGFHFWAMIFGPFWLLWNRLWLALVGWLIFVAAFNVGLSSLGVGRSSIFFADIIVALLMGFEASSLRRWTLSRGKWRQLDVVISDDEDTAERRFFERWSQKQRGIVNDQWAVDRGGPPPTRNVPGQQFSNPPPMPAGGIIGLFPEPGGSR, encoded by the coding sequence ATGTCCGTCTACACAGTTCATGCTCCCTCTCCTGCCGGAGCCGATCTGCGCGCGACCGACAAGTTCGTCTTCGTGCGCGACGGCTTCCATTTCTGGGCGATGATCTTCGGACCGTTCTGGCTGCTGTGGAATCGGCTGTGGCTGGCGCTGGTCGGCTGGCTGATCTTCGTTGCCGCCTTCAACGTCGGGCTGTCCAGCCTCGGCGTCGGCCGGTCGTCGATCTTCTTCGCCGACATCATCGTCGCGCTCCTGATGGGATTCGAGGCCTCCAGCCTGCGCCGCTGGACGCTGTCGCGCGGGAAATGGCGGCAGCTCGACGTGGTGATTTCCGACGACGAGGACACCGCCGAGCGCCGCTTCTTCGAGCGCTGGAGCCAGAAGCAGCGCGGCATCGTCAACGATCAATGGGCCGTCGATCGCGGCGGCCCGCCGCCGACCCGCAACGTGCCGGGTCAGCAATTCTCAAATCCGCCGCCGATGCCGGCAGGCGGCATCATTGGTTTGTTTCCAGAACCGGGAGGGTCAAGATGA
- the coaA gene encoding type I pantothenate kinase, producing MDIRAPEQQYNPYRVYTREEWSRLRDDTPMTLEPGEFDRLRSLHDRLDLQEVEDIYLPLSRLLSIYVDAMQRLYYAERQFLNIRDRKMPYIIGVAGSVAVGKSTTARVLQALLARWSPRPKVELITTDGFLYPNAVLERQGIMQKKGFPESYDLPLLLSFLSDIKAGRRHVRAPVYSHLTYDIVPNQWAEIDQPDILIVEGVNVLQTGKLPRDGKAVPVVSDFFDFSVYIDADEAALRQWYIRRFLSLRDTAFTNPKSYFNRYALLSDEEATATAIAIWERTNLANLEDNILPTRPRATLILKKGADHTVSSVALRRL from the coding sequence ATGGATATCCGCGCACCCGAGCAGCAGTATAATCCGTACCGCGTCTACACGCGCGAGGAGTGGTCGCGTCTGCGCGACGACACGCCGATGACGCTGGAGCCCGGCGAGTTCGACCGGCTGCGCTCGCTGCACGACCGCCTCGACTTGCAGGAGGTCGAGGACATTTACCTGCCGCTGTCGCGCCTGCTGTCGATCTATGTCGATGCGATGCAGCGGCTTTATTACGCGGAGCGCCAGTTCCTCAACATCCGCGACCGCAAGATGCCCTACATCATCGGCGTCGCCGGTTCGGTCGCGGTTGGAAAATCCACCACGGCCCGCGTGCTTCAGGCGCTGCTGGCGCGCTGGTCGCCGCGTCCCAAGGTCGAGCTGATCACCACGGACGGATTTCTGTACCCGAACGCCGTGCTGGAGCGGCAGGGCATCATGCAGAAGAAGGGCTTTCCGGAGAGCTACGACCTGCCGCTGCTGCTCAGCTTCCTCTCCGACATCAAGGCCGGCCGCCGCCATGTGCGCGCGCCGGTCTATTCGCATTTGACCTACGACATCGTGCCGAACCAATGGGCCGAGATCGACCAGCCCGACATCCTGATCGTCGAGGGCGTCAACGTGCTGCAGACCGGCAAGCTGCCGCGTGACGGCAAGGCCGTGCCTGTCGTGTCCGACTTCTTCGATTTCTCGGTCTATATCGACGCCGATGAGGCCGCGCTGCGGCAGTGGTACATCAGGCGCTTCCTGTCGCTGCGCGACACCGCGTTCACCAACCCAAAATCCTACTTCAACCGCTACGCGCTGTTGTCGGACGAGGAAGCCACCGCCACCGCCATCGCGATCTGGGAGCGCACCAACCTCGCCAATCTCGAGGACAATATCCTGCCGACCCGCCCTCGCGCGACCCTGATCCTGAAGAAGGGCGCCGACCACACGGTGTCGAGCGTGGCGCTCAGGCGGCTGTAA
- a CDS encoding phosphoribosyl-ATP diphosphatase, whose protein sequence is MPRFTIHDLAETIDARAAAGGEASYTRKLLDKGAEHCAKKFGEEAVETVIAAVENDRAHLIAEGADLLYHFLVLLKARGVKLEEVEAALDKRTNMSGLEEKASRKGGS, encoded by the coding sequence ATGCCGCGTTTCACGATCCACGATCTGGCCGAGACCATCGACGCCCGCGCGGCAGCGGGTGGCGAGGCGTCCTATACCCGCAAGCTCCTCGACAAGGGCGCCGAACATTGCGCCAAGAAGTTCGGTGAGGAGGCAGTCGAAACCGTAATCGCAGCAGTCGAAAACGATCGCGCGCATCTGATCGCCGAAGGCGCCGACCTGCTCTATCATTTCCTTGTGCTGCTCAAGGCCCGCGGCGTAAAGCTGGAAGAGGTCGAGGCCGCATTGGACAAGCGGACCAATATGTCAGGGTTGGAAGAAAAGGCGTCGCGCAAGGGCGGCAGCTAG
- the hisF gene encoding imidazole glycerol phosphate synthase subunit HisF, producing MFKVRVIPCLDVKDGRVVKGVNFVDLRDAGDPVEAAIAYDAAGADELTFLDITATHENRGIMLDVVRRTAEACFMPVTVGGGVREVNDIKTLLRAGADKVSINSAAVSRREFVKEAAEKFGGQCVVVAIDAKRVKRAGGGERWEIFTHGGRNSTGIDAIEYAQEVVSLGAGEILLTSMDRDGTRQGFDIPLTRAIADSIPVPVIASGGVGNLDHLVDGIRDGHATAVLAASIFHFGEFTIREAKEHMSRRGLPMRLDA from the coding sequence ATGTTCAAGGTGCGCGTGATCCCCTGCCTCGACGTCAAGGACGGACGGGTCGTCAAAGGCGTCAACTTCGTCGATTTGCGCGACGCCGGTGACCCCGTCGAAGCGGCGATCGCCTATGACGCTGCCGGCGCCGACGAGCTCACCTTCCTCGACATCACCGCGACCCATGAGAATCGCGGCATCATGCTGGACGTGGTCCGACGCACCGCTGAAGCCTGCTTCATGCCTGTGACCGTCGGCGGCGGCGTGCGTGAGGTCAACGACATCAAGACCCTCCTGCGCGCCGGCGCTGACAAGGTCTCGATCAACAGCGCCGCGGTGTCACGGCGCGAGTTCGTCAAGGAAGCCGCCGAGAAATTCGGCGGGCAGTGCGTGGTTGTCGCGATCGACGCCAAGCGGGTCAAGCGCGCCGGTGGCGGCGAGCGCTGGGAGATCTTCACCCATGGCGGCCGCAACTCGACCGGCATCGACGCCATCGAATATGCCCAGGAGGTGGTCTCGCTCGGCGCCGGTGAAATCCTGCTCACCTCGATGGACCGCGACGGCACGCGGCAGGGTTTTGACATCCCGCTGACCCGGGCGATCGCCGACAGCATTCCCGTTCCCGTGATCGCCTCGGGCGGCGTCGGCAATCTCGACCACCTCGTCGACGGTATTCGCGACGGCCACGCCACCGCCGTGCTGGCTGCCTCGATCTTCCATTTCGGGGAATTCACCATCCGCGAAGCCAAGGAGCACATGTCCCGGCGCGGGCTGCCCATGCGCCTCGATGCCTGA
- a CDS encoding AI-2E family transporter, producing the protein MRTSEDRSFLILLAAISLAFGWVLWPFSGALLWATLLAIIFAPLYRRALESLPGRRNLAASFTVVVVIVMVLIPVAVVIASLIDQGGELYQRAQSGEISFAHPLQQLKSALPAWAASLSDRLAGIDFSALKERLSSLVVPAGQQLAGHAINIGQLTLEFVASLLVMLYLLFFLLRDGDELNARIRDALPLRPSHTTEILNAFTLAVRGTIKGIVLVALIQGALGGLIFWLLGLTAPLLAGALMALLSLLPVLGSALVWVPVALYLLVAGSVTKGIILLAFGIFVIGLADNFLRPILVGQSIQMPSYVVLLATVGGLAAFGANGFVIGPLVAAMFLTAWHIFIGSKAPQEVRK; encoded by the coding sequence GTGAGAACATCGGAAGACCGCTCATTCCTTATCTTGCTTGCCGCGATCTCCCTTGCGTTCGGGTGGGTGCTTTGGCCGTTCTCCGGCGCGTTGTTGTGGGCCACGCTTCTGGCGATCATCTTTGCACCGCTCTATCGACGCGCCCTGGAAAGCCTTCCGGGAAGGCGCAACCTTGCCGCATCGTTCACCGTCGTCGTCGTGATCGTCATGGTCCTCATCCCCGTGGCGGTCGTCATTGCCTCGCTCATCGATCAGGGTGGGGAGCTGTATCAGCGCGCTCAAAGCGGGGAGATCAGTTTCGCTCATCCCCTGCAGCAGCTGAAATCCGCGCTGCCCGCCTGGGCTGCGTCCCTGTCGGATCGCCTGGCCGGCATCGATTTTTCGGCCCTGAAGGAACGTCTGTCGAGTCTGGTCGTGCCTGCCGGCCAACAGCTGGCGGGGCACGCCATCAACATCGGTCAGTTGACGCTGGAGTTCGTCGCGAGCTTGCTCGTGATGCTGTACCTGCTGTTCTTCCTGCTCCGCGATGGTGACGAGCTCAACGCACGGATCCGCGACGCGCTCCCGCTGCGGCCGAGCCACACTACCGAGATTCTGAATGCGTTCACCCTCGCGGTTCGCGGGACGATCAAGGGGATCGTTCTCGTTGCCCTGATTCAGGGAGCGCTTGGCGGGCTGATTTTCTGGCTGCTCGGCTTGACTGCGCCGCTGCTGGCGGGCGCCCTGATGGCGCTGCTCTCGCTTCTGCCCGTGCTCGGCTCTGCGCTAGTTTGGGTTCCGGTCGCGCTCTACCTGCTTGTGGCAGGCTCAGTCACGAAAGGGATCATTCTGCTCGCCTTCGGGATCTTCGTGATCGGTCTTGCGGACAATTTTCTCCGCCCGATCCTGGTCGGCCAGTCCATCCAAATGCCGAGCTATGTCGTGCTGCTCGCCACCGTAGGCGGCCTTGCGGCTTTCGGAGCGAACGGGTTTGTCATCGGCCCACTCGTCGCCGCGATGTTTCTCACGGCGTGGCACATCTTCATCGGCTCGAAAGCGCCACAGGAGGTCCGGAAATGA